The following nucleotide sequence is from candidate division WOR-3 bacterium.
AGATGATGACAAAAAATCGCGCCTTCTCGCTCTGATAGCGATTGAGAAGATCAAGAACAACAACGAGAAGGATTTCGCGAGAATTCTCGTCAAAGCTTTTGAAACCATAGACAAAATACAAAACAAAGAAAGGCGTCGGAAGGCTCTGGAAGATATATTTCTTATGTGTTTTTTGGAAAACTCTTTCGAGGGTCTGAAATGCTTTTTGAAGACGTTTTATATGACTCCTGAAATGAGGGAGGATTCAGTTAAAGCTTTGCACAGAACAATGTTGTGCTCGCCCTTGGAAAATAGAAGGGATTCGCTTTCTCTTCTCGACTTGTATTACGGAACTTATCCTATTTTGGCGGCTAAATACTGCATTCTATCGCTGATTGGAGAAGGAAGTCTGAACCTGGCGACTGAGATTATCGAAAATCTCCCCAAATAAACGCCCTTAAGATATTAGGTCAGACTCTGTGTCTATCCAAAATATTGTTCCAAGTGTTAGAGATCACTATTGAAGTCAATTCAAGATCTACTTGTGTGAAGGGTGGAGTCTGTTTGTTGTGAATCGATATTATGCCTATGATTTCGTCTTTTTCGTCGAAAAGAGGGTGCGCCATTATGGATCCGTTTTTATAGTGCTGCCAACCGCTTGAAATGAAATCTTTTTCTTTGGAGATATCGTTTATAAGAACGGGAGTTTTAGAGGAGAGAACCCTCTCGAAAATCGATCCTTCTCTGAGGGGAAAGGGAATTTTTTCAGGGGTATGTCCTTTGTCAATTGAGCCGAGAAGAACCAACCCTCCTTCTTTTACCAAAAAAATGCTGCCTCCGTCAGCTATCATTTTGTCTGCTATTTCCGAGAGAATATCTTTTCCAATTTCGTTGAGTTTGGAACGGAGAATCACTTTTTTGGATGTTTTGACTATTTCCTTGAGTTTGATGTTGATGTTTTCGAGTTCTTGGTTTTTGGATTTGAGTTGCTCGATGAAATTCCTTCTCTCTGTGACGTCTCTGATTATCGCCTGTAAAATATCTTCTCCGCCTATGAAAATCCTGTTAAGGCAGACCTCGCAGTATATTTTTGAACCGTCTTTTTTTAAAAAAAGCCAATCGAATTTTTTTGTGGTGTCTTTGAAACTCTGATCGAGAATTTTTTTTACTGCCTCCCGCGAATTTTCTCCATCGGGTTGCGT
It contains:
- a CDS encoding PAS domain S-box protein, giving the protein MKDKKISELEKRIEELENFREESKLSESALWENEKKYRTLFESLPDGLLHMVDIIIDCNEQACKIFGREKDEIIGYLLSDFSPQTQPDGENSREAVKKILDQSFKDTTKKFDWLFLKKDGSKIYCEVCLNRIFIGGEDILQAIIRDVTERRNFIEQLKSKNQELENINIKLKEIVKTSKKVILRSKLNEIGKDILSEIADKMIADGGSIFLVKEGGLVLLGSIDKGHTPEKIPFPLREGSIFERVLSSKTPVLINDISKEKDFISSGWQHYKNGSIMAHPLFDEKDEIIGIISIHNKQTPPFTQVDLELTSIVISNTWNNILDRHRV